The following proteins come from a genomic window of bacterium:
- a CDS encoding tetratricopeptide repeat protein produces the protein MKSPNLCENMPESYEVAIMFIDLVDHAEKTKECEDKVLQCLLFMLKHLMIDMINETRGNQSFNFTGDGALIGFSQPEYALEFCLSFRQKWPDLLSSIQNKYKEIRYPKDLEFRAVLHWGTAFPIQYYTGDRQDHVSRDIIMASRILAKVNGPDVVVTDEFVSALGSDYFRLMPTSNYKLKGDRKNKRKVFRLVGGGEKEASLWYELGLAYARRGQHEKEIHAYKKALRIKPSLASALFNLARANYDLCKYCKAIELFDRLIVDPTYRTASLYYRGRAKYEIGDRLEENDEKRNEYFCRAIEDFESALELDRSYIEARELKEFVKSKMNNHQKSAAINSFDSEFDHAEDFYA, from the coding sequence TTGAAATCGCCTAATTTATGCGAAAATATGCCTGAATCTTATGAAGTGGCGATAATGTTTATCGACCTTGTTGACCACGCGGAGAAAACGAAAGAGTGCGAGGACAAAGTGCTTCAGTGTCTGTTGTTTATGCTGAAGCATTTGATGATAGATATGATAAATGAAACACGCGGAAACCAATCGTTTAATTTTACTGGCGATGGGGCGCTAATTGGTTTCAGTCAACCCGAATACGCACTGGAGTTTTGCCTCAGCTTTAGACAAAAATGGCCTGATTTGCTGTCATCAATCCAAAATAAGTACAAAGAAATTAGATATCCTAAGGATTTGGAATTCAGAGCCGTGCTGCATTGGGGAACTGCATTTCCCATTCAGTATTATACTGGAGATCGTCAGGATCACGTTTCACGTGACATTATTATGGCCAGTCGGATACTAGCCAAGGTTAATGGGCCGGATGTTGTTGTTACGGATGAGTTTGTGAGCGCTTTAGGCTCCGACTATTTTCGACTAATGCCGACAAGCAATTACAAATTAAAGGGCGATCGAAAGAATAAAAGAAAAGTATTCAGGTTGGTTGGAGGGGGTGAAAAGGAAGCATCGCTATGGTATGAGTTGGGTTTGGCATATGCCCGAAGGGGACAGCATGAAAAGGAAATTCACGCATACAAAAAAGCCCTCCGGATTAAACCATCATTGGCGTCCGCGCTCTTTAACTTGGCGCGTGCTAATTATGATTTATGCAAATATTGTAAAGCAATTGAATTATTTGACCGATTAATTGTTGACCCTACGTATAGAACGGCTTCCTTATATTATCGTGGCCGCGCGAAATATGAAATAGGGGATCGTTTGGAGGAAAATGACGAGAAGCGAAATGAGTATTTTTGCCGGGCAATTGAGGATTTTGAATCGGCTTTGGAACTGGATAGATCTTACATAGAAGCGCGGGAGCTGAAGGAATTTGTAAAATCAAAAATGAACAATCATCAAAAAAGTGCAGCAATCAACTCCTTTGACAGTGAATTTGATCATGCCGAGGATTTTTATGCTTAA
- a CDS encoding putative CRISPR-associated protein: protein MGNAVTHLICTVGTSYLNRLRASYDPLPDAPHIAVKESERTDEELKRDSAELNSILCVLPQVGGKIEQIDFFVSDTDDGRYMGELYKELLPRLLDGKRNSCKLKKVLITLIEDLKPIYNRFSPYGLKNLVVKMVERIRAIRERENGIVAINATGGYKAQISFAGLIGQVMGCDVWYQFEDFKTAVRMPPMPVSYSIEDWLDNWEIFDALADHDLLDPKELGIKNPESFVSTAIGALFEYVESEKVIYLNPVGQLFHEKFKEIVKREGAICAPKPRKGRWVDGIHDTPNYDKNVMAWLDKTCDDLNFIERRNSFAWSGPSLPRLKVKPGATVKLIKVDISTEQATYPFEFVTTAATKREQSAAMHLVKEKLIGLMRL, encoded by the coding sequence ATGGGCAATGCGGTTACTCACCTTATTTGCACGGTGGGAACAAGCTATCTCAACCGACTTCGCGCGTCATACGATCCGCTTCCCGATGCGCCGCACATTGCGGTTAAAGAATCGGAACGCACCGATGAGGAGCTTAAAAGGGATTCCGCGGAACTGAATTCCATCTTGTGCGTTCTTCCGCAGGTCGGCGGCAAAATAGAGCAAATTGACTTTTTCGTTTCGGATACCGACGACGGCAGGTATATGGGGGAATTATACAAGGAGCTTCTTCCCAGGCTGTTGGATGGCAAACGGAACTCATGCAAGCTAAAGAAAGTGTTGATTACGCTAATTGAAGACCTGAAACCAATCTACAACCGCTTTTCGCCTTACGGTTTAAAAAACCTGGTCGTCAAAATGGTGGAACGAATACGCGCCATCCGCGAGCGCGAAAACGGTATCGTGGCGATAAACGCCACGGGCGGATACAAGGCACAGATCAGCTTTGCGGGTCTCATCGGACAGGTTATGGGCTGCGATGTGTGGTATCAGTTCGAGGATTTCAAGACCGCGGTCAGAATGCCTCCGATGCCCGTTTCCTACAGCATCGAGGATTGGCTGGACAATTGGGAAATTTTCGATGCGCTCGCGGACCACGACTTGCTGGATCCGAAGGAGCTTGGAATAAAGAATCCGGAGTCCTTTGTTTCGACGGCAATCGGCGCGCTGTTCGAATACGTAGAGAGCGAAAAAGTGATTTATTTGAATCCGGTCGGTCAATTGTTTCATGAAAAGTTCAAGGAAATCGTGAAGCGCGAAGGCGCAATTTGCGCTCCCAAGCCGCGCAAAGGCCGCTGGGTGGACGGCATCCACGACACTCCAAATTACGACAAGAATGTCATGGCCTGGCTGGACAAAACCTGCGACGATTTGAATTTCATCGAACGCAGGAATTCATTCGCATGGAGCGGCCCGTCGCTCCCCCGGCTGAAAGTAAAGCCCGGTGCTACGGTCAAGCTGATTAAGGTGGATATTTCCACGGAGCAGGCGACTTATCCGTTTGAATTTGTCACGACCGCCGCCACCAAGCGGGAGCAGAGCGCCGCGATGCATTTGGTCAAGGAAAAATTAATTGGCCTTATGAGGTTGTAG
- the csm5 gene encoding type III-A CRISPR-associated RAMP protein Csm5, which yields MSTNALFDPRVDNLGLPEIWTFEVATPLHIGSGEKLSYQAYDFRFDGGRMFYPDLAALFPQGGITPKQGIKWDKDGIPGSPCWSDWGVAPELVPASGNGRPPDDGGGEPSGKFEPAKPTPASTVEELLIAAETHMEAAKAIGFDQKFPQHWASCGEDDFKFMKLLRDRDKVRQCPNLPESWDREQGFIDYWRGLKSAKHKSPTGRAAPKGATAEEDCGNFADLNELHQFIRDGFGNPYIPGSSLKGSLRTVLQANRDKLAGDKRIENMRRPPDKNDQRDRGGGLTGDLGRLFQVCDAALSPLALGLYRISVVSKGKPGAPIKVEALLPGAKFAASIRVDASLKKAKAHGKLKTSFNRDQVWQLEQEEGKNGWHALRGMLKSFNEAVAGYQAAGLDRRAEKSQDEDGRRALRQAAEWLKSTVLESPGGYLQLGFGSGWSGMTGIPAMYDDEKKIIENANKIGNRFYKSRLKDGSYGPGNPFPLSFRLVHTPEGWRPMGWVKLVEVRNFGA from the coding sequence ATGAGCACTAATGCGCTTTTCGATCCGCGCGTGGACAATCTCGGACTTCCGGAAATCTGGACGTTCGAGGTGGCGACCCCGCTCCACATCGGCAGCGGGGAGAAGCTTTCCTACCAGGCGTACGATTTCAGGTTCGACGGGGGGAGGATGTTTTATCCGGACTTGGCGGCGTTGTTCCCGCAGGGGGGCATAACGCCGAAACAGGGAATAAAATGGGACAAGGACGGCATTCCGGGCAGCCCCTGCTGGTCGGACTGGGGCGTCGCGCCGGAGCTGGTGCCGGCGTCGGGGAACGGCAGACCCCCGGACGATGGAGGCGGCGAGCCGTCGGGGAAATTCGAACCTGCGAAGCCGACGCCCGCCTCTACCGTTGAAGAGCTGCTCATTGCGGCGGAAACCCACATGGAAGCGGCGAAAGCGATCGGATTCGACCAAAAGTTTCCGCAGCATTGGGCATCGTGCGGTGAAGATGATTTCAAGTTCATGAAGCTTTTAAGAGACCGGGACAAGGTCAGGCAGTGCCCGAACCTGCCCGAATCCTGGGACAGGGAGCAGGGATTTATAGACTACTGGCGCGGCCTTAAATCCGCAAAGCATAAAAGTCCTACCGGCCGCGCCGCCCCAAAAGGCGCAACGGCGGAGGAAGATTGCGGCAACTTCGCCGACCTGAACGAGCTGCACCAGTTCATCCGGGACGGATTCGGCAATCCGTACATCCCCGGAAGCTCGCTAAAAGGAAGCCTGCGGACGGTGCTGCAGGCGAACCGCGACAAGCTTGCGGGTGACAAACGAATCGAAAACATGCGGCGCCCACCGGACAAGAACGATCAGCGCGATCGCGGCGGCGGCTTGACCGGCGATTTGGGGCGGCTGTTTCAGGTTTGCGACGCCGCTCTTTCTCCGCTGGCTTTGGGGCTTTACAGGATAAGCGTCGTCAGCAAAGGCAAGCCCGGCGCCCCCATAAAAGTGGAGGCGCTTCTTCCCGGAGCGAAATTCGCGGCTTCGATCCGCGTCGATGCATCGCTCAAAAAAGCGAAGGCGCATGGCAAACTAAAAACGTCGTTCAATCGGGATCAGGTCTGGCAGCTTGAGCAGGAAGAAGGAAAAAACGGCTGGCATGCCTTGCGCGGGATGCTCAAATCCTTCAACGAAGCGGTGGCGGGTTACCAGGCCGCGGGACTCGACCGGCGGGCGGAAAAGTCGCAGGACGAAGACGGCCGAAGGGCGCTCCGGCAGGCCGCGGAATGGTTGAAATCCACCGTGCTCGAATCTCCCGGCGGTTATCTGCAGCTCGGATTCGGCTCGGGCTGGAGCGGAATGACGGGCATCCCGGCGATGTACGACGACGAGAAGAAAATTATCGAGAACGCGAACAAAATCGGCAACCGGTTTTACAAATCAAGACTGAAAGACGGAAGCTACGGCCCGGGCAATCCCTTCCCGCTTTCGTTCAGGCTCGTCCACACGCCGGAAGGATGGCGGCCGATGGGGTGGGTGAAGCTGGTGGAAGTAAGAAACTTTGGAGCATAG
- the csm3 gene encoding type III-A CRISPR-associated RAMP protein Csm3 encodes MGVPRLTKKIVARFNLELLTGMRIGASDPGIAIGAIDAPVIRDPLTNEPYIPGSSLKGKLRSCLERVRGDYELDANGNALPSQKLDSVSAMLFGVSADKPEAGARPSRLTVRDSFLTIESREKFRSAEFFLDSQFGEVKTENSIDRLTGGVSRVGGLRTFERVPRGAEFSCEMVLSIWDTDGDGKELCEALSKCLTLLETEYLGGSGTRGYGQVMVLPKDIVEIKFVDGAILVRKLEDWGDVIPFKSLLHGDSRKEIGPGAA; translated from the coding sequence ATGGGCGTACCGAGATTAACGAAGAAAATCGTTGCCAGATTCAATCTCGAGCTTTTGACCGGAATGCGCATCGGCGCGTCGGATCCAGGCATTGCAATTGGAGCAATTGACGCGCCGGTGATTCGGGATCCATTAACTAATGAGCCATACATACCCGGCTCGTCCTTAAAAGGCAAGCTTCGAAGTTGTTTGGAGCGTGTGCGCGGAGATTACGAGCTTGATGCAAATGGTAACGCTCTCCCATCGCAGAAACTAGATTCTGTTTCGGCTATGTTATTTGGAGTTTCGGCCGATAAACCGGAAGCTGGAGCAAGGCCATCGCGCCTTACCGTGCGAGATTCGTTTCTTACAATAGAATCACGGGAGAAATTCAGGAGTGCAGAGTTTTTTTTGGATTCGCAATTTGGCGAAGTAAAAACCGAGAACTCAATTGATCGACTTACTGGTGGAGTGAGTCGAGTCGGAGGTCTCAGAACTTTTGAACGCGTGCCTAGAGGGGCAGAGTTTTCCTGCGAGATGGTACTTTCCATCTGGGACACGGACGGCGACGGCAAAGAGCTTTGCGAAGCTCTGAGCAAATGCCTGACGCTGCTTGAAACGGAATATTTGGGCGGAAGCGGAACACGCGGCTATGGACAGGTCATGGTTTTGCCCAAGGATATCGTGGAAATCAAGTTCGTTGACGGAGCGATTTTGGTAAGGAAATTGGAAGACTGGGGCGACGTGATTCCGTTCAAATCCTTGCTGCACGGGGATTCGCGTAAGGAAATCGGGCCGGGAGCGGCATAG
- the csm2 gene encoding type III-A CRISPR-associated protein Csm2 yields MSLADYVRNSPTPDSAEKMIQEAEAIANSLASRKFTMTQLRGIFGHVRRLDAMGQVKRDWTKFRLLEPRIHYRLERHIEQNKDSRDAVISFKKEILSALKEVGTDDGKFNRFVEAFETIVAYMPRK; encoded by the coding sequence ATGTCGCTGGCTGATTATGTTAGAAATTCGCCAACCCCGGATTCGGCGGAAAAGATGATTCAAGAAGCCGAAGCCATTGCAAATTCGCTTGCGTCGCGAAAATTCACCATGACGCAGCTTCGCGGTATTTTCGGGCATGTGCGGCGACTTGATGCAATGGGCCAGGTTAAGCGGGACTGGACCAAGTTTAGGCTGCTGGAGCCCCGAATTCATTATCGACTGGAGCGTCACATAGAACAGAACAAGGATAGTCGCGATGCGGTAATTTCGTTTAAGAAAGAGATACTTTCCGCGTTGAAAGAAGTGGGAACGGACGATGGCAAATTCAACCGGTTCGTCGAAGCCTTCGAAACAATTGTGGCCTACATGCCGAGGAAATAA